GAGGGAGGCtgtgctgacaccttgattttagacttctagcctccagccCTGTGAGACAGTCACTTGCTGTTGTTTTAAACtccccagtttgtggtacttcgTTACAGCTGTCCCAGGAACCAAACACAGGTTCAAGTTTGGCAAATGGTCTCATAAACAACTATTTTTTAACTGAATGGTGGTAAAAACCTAGGTTATAAAACAAGCAAAGTGTTCCATGGCTCTCTGGGATGTCTCTTTGTCACCTGCTTACAACTCTTCAACTCTTATTAGTTATGAAATGGAATGAACATTTGAAcacttccctcttctttctcccagtgtcctcagaAATTCAGATGAGGGCTAAGTCCTGATTTGGTTCCTCCTAGCACTAAAATGACATCAGAACACCAGTCCTATAAGAAATGTATACGCAAAGCACTCTTCCAGTAAGGGAAATGATGGAAAATCATAAATAACTTATAATAGATAAGGCAAGCAtcctttaagatttcatttatttatttatatgatttttttttaagtaatctccacacccaatgtagggctccagatcatgaccccaaaatcaagagtggcaCGCTCTaccgattgagccatccaggcacccccagattttatttttaattaatctctatacccaccgtggggctggaactcccaaccctgagttCCACAGGCTCCCCCGAATGAGCCTGCCAGGCGCCCTAGtgcaagcatttttaaatttactcttgGAAACAGCAATGTAAGTCACATAAAATCGGCCTTAGGATAGCTTTCCTATTGTTGTCTCTCTGTGACGATTACAGTAATCAGAGTGAGTCGCAGAGCAGAGCCATCGAGAACCTGTCCGCCAAGCCAGCTCCGAGGGGGGACCGGGCGGCAGGTCCTGCATACCTGCCCATCACTGGCTGCCGAACAGAAGGAAGCCTGTGAAGGTCGTGTCGTCGTCCTCATCTGCGAACAAGCCGTTGAACCTCTCCCCGCCCGCGGCCTGCAGCCACACCTCGTCCCCCAGCTTCAGCGGCAGCACCAGGCCTCCCGACGCCTGGTCCTCAGAGCTCATGTAGCCGTCCTTGGTGTTCAGTATCTTCACCCCATTTTTGACCAAAGATACCTGAACGTTCCTGGAGAAAACGGTGATGTGGTAGGTGAAGTAATAGACGCCCGCAATGTGGCAAATGAACTTCCCCCTGGCCACGTCGTAATGATTGAACTCATTATACAGGATCTTATCAAATTTAATGGGCACATCTGAACTTGGAAACTTGCTTAGTACCGTGAGCCCCACCGTGAAAGCACTCTTGGGCAAGACTGGAGTCTCACCAATTTTCCCTTTCTCGCCTCGGTCCCCTTTCCAGCCTCTCATTCCCCGGACTCCTGGATCTCCCTGCGGTCCCAAGGGCCCAGCATCTCCCTTGGGGCCAGGCTTCCCAATGGGGCCCACGGGGCCAGGTAGACCCATTGGGCCCGAAGGCCCAGTGCTGCCCTTTAGCCCTTCTGGACCCATGGGCCCCACATTGCCTTTATCCCCCTTTTGCCCTTGAGGGCCAATCTCTCCCCTGAGACCTTTCTCTCCCATGGGACCAACAAATCCCTTTGGCCCATGTTTCCCTGGGGGTCCTCGTGAGCCTTGATCGCCTTTGACGCCTTTGGCTTCAACTTTTCCATCTGCTCCtagatggaaaaagagagaaaaaaggaaaagatgatttGTGAAACATCAACTTATAAAACCAACTTTGGCTTTGCCATTGTTGagcatatgaatgaaataaagcaGTGCCCGGGTTCAGTAGCTGCTCAGGGTCTGAACATTAATTTACTCCTAAAATGAGtgcacagcacacacacacacatgcatgcacacacacacgtgcatatatGCAAAACACCTCTGACTCCTGTCGACTGTGTTAGTGTTGGGGTTTGTATTAGAAAGCACAGCTCTCTACCATCCCAGTCTACTGCTCAGACTACTAAACCATGTAGATCCTTGAGAATGTTGTCTTTGGAAGGGGGAAGAATGTCCAAAGACAGATGAACTCGGGCTGCTTTTGGTTAACTAAATTCACCCtacttcttttcatcttttacaAAACTCCTCATGGGAGTGAGCACAGAATAAAGTCTTCCTCAAGTGTGGGAGTCTCTGCTCTCTGCTGGCCAGGCCAGCCTGTCCACTGTACTGACTGTATGACCCCGGTCCCCACTGTGCATACATTCTCGGTGCTTCCCTATCTCCTCCTCCCCGGCTGGAGAGCAGTGGTTATGAGCACGGAGTCTGTGGAGACAAATGCCAGGGTTCAATCCTGTCTCCTCCAAGTAGGCACAATGGGACATTAGGCAAGCTGATTAGCCACCTagccctctgtttccttctctgtaaaattgGGATAACGATACGACCTCATGTACAGGCTGTCGTATTGAGTCAATACATGAAGAGCACAACCTAGCACAAAGTGAACATTATTTGTGTTTGCTGttgtgacttctctctccc
Above is a genomic segment from Lutra lutra chromosome 3, mLutLut1.2, whole genome shotgun sequence containing:
- the C1QTNF9 gene encoding complement C1q and tumor necrosis factor-related protein 9A isoform X2: MQARAPWHPWESWSQWFAWERRTRWSKRRQGRGEPGHPGGPGKDGMTGEKGERGADGKVEAKGVKGDQGSRGPPGKHGPKGFVGPMGEKGLRGEIGPQGQKGDKGNVGPMGPEGLKGSTGPSGPMGLPGPVGPIGKPGPKGDAGPLGPQGDPGVRGMRGWKGDRGEKGKIGETPVLPKSAFTVGLTVLSKFPSSDVPIKFDKILYNEFNHYDVARGKFICHIAGVYYFTYHITVFSRNVQVSLVKNGVKILNTKDGYMSSEDQASGGLVLPLKLGDEVWLQAAGGERFNGLFADEDDDTTFTGFLLFGSQ
- the C1QTNF9 gene encoding complement C1q and tumor necrosis factor-related protein 9A isoform X1 codes for the protein MRIWWLLLVAGICTRNMNSQDTCRQGHPGIPGNPGHNGLPGRDGRDGAKGDKGEAGEPGHPGGPGKDGMTGEKGERGADGKVEAKGVKGDQGSRGPPGKHGPKGFVGPMGEKGLRGEIGPQGQKGDKGNVGPMGPEGLKGSTGPSGPMGLPGPVGPIGKPGPKGDAGPLGPQGDPGVRGMRGWKGDRGEKGKIGETPVLPKSAFTVGLTVLSKFPSSDVPIKFDKILYNEFNHYDVARGKFICHIAGVYYFTYHITVFSRNVQVSLVKNGVKILNTKDGYMSSEDQASGGLVLPLKLGDEVWLQAAGGERFNGLFADEDDDTTFTGFLLFGSQ